CATTATGGTTTCGCCCCCAGTCGCAGGGTTGCCACAGTGACAGTTCATCAGATCATGCTGGGATCTCCCAATTGACAACTGTGATCCTTGTTGCAAACATATATATCCAAACATGTATATCCTCCAACCACTATAAAAAATAACCAAATAGAGCTGGATGATCAGTTCTGTATAAAACTGTATAGACTGTGAGTCCCCCAATCGTAGGGAATAAGCAGTGGTTAGTATAGCAGCATTTGATAATAGTGCAGGTAAAGCAAAGCAGAGCAAAGTCATGCAGAATGAATATGGTGAATGTCCATAAAAATGCAGGTTAAGAAAACCAGGTCCATGCAAATTGGATATGGTGAGTGACCATGGAAAGTCGCATAGTTACCAGTCCTTTTGAGCGATGCTGCCTTATAGATATATGGATAAAGGTCCAGTGGAGGTTCCTATTATTTGGTTAAAAAGCTgtgtatatttgcatacaaaatgtgcattatcctgcttcaacttgccattgtttacattttattGACTACTATTTGCCACCATTAGGCTTAACTATGTCCCATACGGAAGATGTTCTGCTCCCGTTTCCATGTCTTCCAGAACAGAAATattgcttcttaaaacagaagatatttgcaattattcaggttggagtgagctcctgaGGTgtgccacagtgcatcactgctgaatatgcaagtcATCCTTtcatgtccctgaaagctaaacacaccacctgaactgctggaatgcaatgatgcgtcagcttgttaattgtacagagccacaataatccaacatgcatacagactgtttcaaacTGATTGttcttcatcagtgcatgacatgaattcatttggctctatgggataggacttGAAATACCCAGagtaacagattgcccagcaagctcatggtgaaccaaatctgctaggagtgtgtaaggggctaaaaaggaccacaaAAGCCCTCTTTCTAAAATGATATGCAAAAaaagaaatgtgccttcttaaaacagaaggtatttgcaatttatCAGGTTGAAGTGTGCTCCTGAGGTGTtgtacagtgcatcactgctgaaatatgcaaatcatccttttatGTCCCAAAAAAGCTAAACATATCTCCAAATGTCCATTGTGTATGTCTAGATTTATCACTGAGCTTGTTTGAGGGATTTCCAATCAAATATATTCTCTCTTCTGTCTGCGATCTCCCATAGCCAGACCTTCAACAGCAGGTGCTAAGATGCTAAGAACATGGTTTGTTTAGTCTTGAAAGCCATCTCCGCCCTCCAAACAAACACAGACATCTACTTATCATTAACTTCAAATAGCATTCCTGGTACAAACAGCACAAGTAGCATCATTAACACAGAGCAGCAAACTGGGTAAGCATACAGTGGAAGTGCATCACATAAACATAATTATGCTTATctaataaaaacaacaacagtcAAACCAACAACACAGGCATGCAGTCTTAAATGCATAAGATTTTTTTGTGATAGAATACTTTTACATGGGCTATAAATGTTCTACACTGTCTCAGTTGCAGTATTTTTTTCCTGGGTTTATTTGTGTTCAGAGCTTAATTAGGGTCTTATTTAAATGTAAATTTGTACCTTTCACTCCTTGGCCTTCTGCTTTGGTCAGAACAAGGGAAATGgcatatacacatcctccatgcttatttttatttttttcttagcaGAGACTTCTAACATTACAAGAAACATTAATATATGTCATAAACCTAATCAGATTCCTTtccaaaagaaataaatatagcagtatGATGATTTAGTTCATATTATAGTGTTTAATATACTTGCATATTATAGTTTACTTAGTGTGTAGATTCTTTTGTTTCCTTTTTCGCCTCAGTTTGTGAAGTAGATTATTAACAAGAATAGAATTTTCTGTGTGGCTTTTAGAAATTATCTTCATTGCTCATCTGTTTCTTAAACAGCTTGCAAAAGCACTACAGGTCAGCATTTGATGCTAAAAGAAATAATTTACTATTACAGTTCAGCAACTAACTTATGAAAAGCAAGTAAAACTACTATTCTTATGCTAAATGATGAATGGACTGAAAGCCCTGAAATGCAACTGCTTTGCCTTGAGAGTGTGTTTTAACATTTGTTTGTACTTTCCTTTCTTTTAAGAATGCTTCTTTTAGCAGCTCTGAGCACTTGACTTTACATAAGGTAACAGTTCTGAGTACAAAACATATTTCTAAACACCCTGCTTTGGCAGAAATGGATTACAGGATGAAATATACACAGCTGAACATTTGCAGAGGTGCATAGAAATCATTGTTATTCTTTGCAGGAGCACAGTATGGAGGAAACTAAACATTATGAAGGGTAAAGATGATTTGTGATGCTTATCTTTTTATACGGTAATCAAACAGTACAAACTCCAGCCTATAAACAGAAGGCAATGCTCTGTAAAAAGTGGTAAATGTTTCACATTTCATGAGTTCATGTTGTGGCACAGATGGAAATCAGTGCACACATTTGACATACATGTGGGTTCTCTGTACAGGGACATTCTTAGTTTTTGTATGTGTTCAAATCCACAGTTTCTGTTAAAATAACACTATGTCCCACATATTTtgcaatacagctttcttttttgTATGCACCTATAAAGTTTTACAACGCAAAGTTGAAAAGCTTTAACTGCATATTTGAATGTTTTTATTTTGGTTTGATAACACTGAACCTGATCTCTGTGGACATTTGCCTAACTTCAATTCActatgaaattgtattttttagaGAAAAAATATTCAATTCATTTGAAAGATAAACTCTCATAAATTTTAAATAGGCTTATAGACTGCCAGCATTCCAAAAAGGGATATCATTTCATCTCCAGCCAGTCAGTGAGAACTAGGCGGGGCATATTCAAAAACCTAGCTACTGACAGGTGTATAAAAAGAGCAGAGGAAGGGCATTGGTAATACACCTGTTTCAGGACATTTGCAGGCACAGGTGCATCTAGCTCTCTATTCTTCTAACTTGACATTATGAGTGCATTTGATCCACAGACACATTCTCCACCACGCTGCGGGCCACAGTTTCCTAATATTGGGCAAGAACCTCCAGAAATGAATATCTACTGTGACAGCATCTTCCATCCTCAATCTATGCCTAGTCCTCAACGACCTTCAAACTTTGAAGCAGGAGATTACAGCACTACTCCTAATCCTTATTTATGGCTGAATGGGACATCCATTACACCACCTCCCTATCTGCCAGGATCCAACACTGGCCACTTCATGCCTCAGTCATATGGAATGCAGCGACAGCTATTGCCTAACATGCATGGTTTAGGAGGATCTGAACTAGGTTGGCTTCCAATTCCTTCCCAGGAAGAACTCATGAAATTGGTGAGACCACCTTACTCCTATTCAGCCCTGATTGCTATGGCAATACATGGAGCACCAGATAAAAGACTGACACTCAGCCAAATCTACCAGTATGTTGCTGACAACTTTCCTTTCTATAACAAAAGTAAAGCTGGCTGGCAAAATTCTATCCGGCATAATTTATCTTTGAATGATTGTTTCAAAAAAGTCCCAAGGGATGAAGATGATCCAGGTAAATGTCTGTTTATAAACTATAGAAACTCTTAGAAATGTATTTTACTATGATTCTTTAAATATTTCTCGTGATTTTTCTCACCTTAGATTATTGTCATCTTAACTATGAAATGGTAATTTGAGCGCatcacttatttaaaaaaaaatgcctctgGTTAATTTTAGCATAGGGTAAAGTAGACCaacttattttatatgcatttcactgAAATATATAGTAAGAGAAAGAAAAAGTGTGAACACTTTTGAGAAAAGTTTACGAAGTGCCATGCAGAAAGTAGTCCTAATTCATCATTAGAGAGTGAGTGCTAAAATAATGTTCATAACTCTTAAATATTTCACTATTGTTAAACATTCTAAAAATATTTTTAACAGAAATAGGAGGCATTGTAAATAGTGCTTGCTTGTTGATTGATGCATTGTATATTTAAAAATTGGTCCCAAACTATTGAATGCTTTCAGATAGTTTTGCTTTCCTTTGCATCGGCTAGGGTAATACTAATGATATTTATGTGAAAATACATTCCTTACTTATATCCATCTACAAAATTGTGAATGCCAGTAAAATAATGTATGATGGATATTGCCTAAATAGATTGCCTAGAAATATAGAAGCACAAATGTATTTTATGACCCTGTATCTGAACGATATATAAATTCTAAGCACTGTGTTTTGTCTTAAAAGGAAAGGGAAATTACTGGACCCTGGATCCAAACTGTGAAAAAATGTTTGATAATGGAAACTTCCGCAGAAAGAGAAAGAGGAAGTCTGACACTAATGGACAGCTAACCTCTGATAAACCAGAAGGAAGTTCCCTGACTGACAGCCAAAAAAATGGAGAACATCAGGACATGTTGGAGAGCTCCTCACCAGGAACTGATGACTCAACAGAAAAGAGATTGTCTCCACCCAGCATAACACCTTGCCT
This DNA window, taken from Hyperolius riggenbachi isolate aHypRig1 chromosome 3, aHypRig1.pri, whole genome shotgun sequence, encodes the following:
- the FOXI1 gene encoding forkhead box protein I1, whose translation is MSAFDPQTHSPPRCGPQFPNIGQEPPEMNIYCDSIFHPQSMPSPQRPSNFEAGDYSTTPNPYLWLNGTSITPPPYLPGSNTGHFMPQSYGMQRQLLPNMHGLGGSELGWLPIPSQEELMKLVRPPYSYSALIAMAIHGAPDKRLTLSQIYQYVADNFPFYNKSKAGWQNSIRHNLSLNDCFKKVPRDEDDPGKGNYWTLDPNCEKMFDNGNFRRKRKRKSDTNGQLTSDKPEGSSLTDSQKNGEHQDMLESSSPGTDDSTEKRLSPPSITPCLNNFLSSMTAFVNNPNSVSRSVPLGLNEPSDKVGQSLTGFNSYTPLSNISSHGGSEWSSTVSSNPFGYSSSLLNQFNPHFYNSINTNNALYNREGTEV